The genomic window TAGTTGGCCGCTGCCGACACGTCATCGGCCAGCAGCTCGGTGTGGTAACCGCCGGGCATGCAATGGATGTCAACGGCGCTGGAATAGCGCGGCACCTTCACCGAAGCGTCCAGCTGCAGGCCGTCGTCACTGGCATTGAGTGCGCGTGCCTTTTCGATCAGTGCATCCACCTGCTTGAGCACCAGGCCGCGGCCGGCCTGCTGGCGCATCTCCATGCTGCTGCGACGCAGGGCGCTCCAGGTCTGGTAGATGCCATCGGCGGCCATTGCCTTGCGCACTTCGTGGCGGGTTTCCGGGGCGCGGCCTTTTTCCTTCTCGAACGCCGGCTTCACCCGCTGCTCGTAGGCCAGCTTGACCTTGGGGCTGAGCTGGGTGGCCAGGTAGCCGTTGAGGTTGGCGAGGAAGTCGAAGCGGGCCGTGTCATCCAGCGCGCTATCGGGGAACACCGCGTGGCGGCCTACGTGCTGCCAACTCGGCGGCAGGGCTTGCTGGCTCATGGCAACTCCTCGGAAGGCTTCAAGTTCTAAAGTTATATCTATATGTCATGCGGATCTGGTCAGGGTCAAGCGTCCATTGGTACCAGTGTCCTGCTGCCGCCCCAAGGGCCTGGAAAACCCCGCCGCCAGCTGCTGCAGGGGCGTCGCGCATCTGCCGCTTCCCCGAATTTCTCAAATGTCCGGACAAAAATCCAGTGCCGTTTTTCACGGCATCGCCCGGTGAAATTTTGTTGCAAAGCAGCATCTTGCGCAGTCTTGCCAAACGCCGCTGCAGCAGGGTTTTCGCCCGCCCCAGCACTGCCACGGGATCTGCGACATAGGTTCTACAAATGATTGGACAATCATGTACTAATGATATAGCTATATGACATCTTTGACGGGTCGAGAGGCTCGTCTTCCGTGGTCGGAGCGCCGCAGGGGCTCCACTTCAACCGGGGGGTTGGACGTGATTCGAATGTCATCGGTTTTGCTGGCTGCCGCAATTGCACTTTCGCCACAGGCAAAAGCGCTGGATCTGCAGTCCGAACAGGGCAGCGTTGAGGCAATGGTCAAGTTGCGTTGCTCGCTGGACCCGAAGCAGGAGGAGATCCTGTGGTGGGCCGGCACCCTGTTCTCGCAGGAGCCGGGGCAGAAGCCGGCACCGCTGCTGGGCTTCGAGGGCTACAACATCTGCCGGGCCGAAAAGCAGGCCGATGGCGTGTGGCGTCTGTATACCCGCGAGCTGACCTTCTACCGCGACCTGAAGACCGGCAAGATCATCGACAGCTGGGACAACCCGTTCTCCGGCGAACGCAACGACGTGGTGCAGGTTGCCAACGACCCGGTCAACACCGTGCTCAATGCACCGGGCCGGCCGCTGCACCTGCCGTGGGTGGAAGCAGGCGACCAGGTGATGCTGACGCTCAACATTCCGTTGGCCTATCCCAACCCGTTGCAGCCCAGCGAATTCCCCGCTGAATCTTCCGGCCCGACCTACATGGGATCGGAGCACTTCATGTTTTTCGCGCCCCGCGCGGACCTCGAAAACCCGGCGCTGAAGAGCGTGCCGGTCACCTACGGCTGGACCCGTGTCGGGCCGTGGCTCCCCTGGATGAAGCTGGGCACACGCCCGGGCAATCTGCTGTACGTCGCGCAGGGCAACAAGCGCGCCTCGGTCAGTGAACTGCCTGCCGATATCCAGGAGCTCGTCCGTACCCGCTACCCGGAGTATGCACGCGCACCTGCAACCTGGGTGCAACCCAACGTCACCAGCTGGAGCTACTACAAGCAGCTCAAGCAGGGTGCGGCGGCGAAACAGCAGGACTGAAGTACGGAAACACTGGACGGAACCCTCCCCCAAGACGGCGCATCCATCCTCCCAATCCATTCCGATCAAACTTTCCAGTCGGGAAACAAATGAAAATCATCAAGCCAGACCTGCTGTGCTCCTCGATCGCCTTTGCACTGATGTTGTGCGCAGGCAACGCCGCGGCCCAGGCCGCCGACGAATCGGCTGCACCGCCGGCCGCCAACAGCGATGCCGTACAGAGCCTTGACCAGATCACGGTAACCGCGCG from Stenotrophomonas nitritireducens includes these protein-coding regions:
- a CDS encoding DUF1838 family protein codes for the protein MSSVLLAAAIALSPQAKALDLQSEQGSVEAMVKLRCSLDPKQEEILWWAGTLFSQEPGQKPAPLLGFEGYNICRAEKQADGVWRLYTRELTFYRDLKTGKIIDSWDNPFSGERNDVVQVANDPVNTVLNAPGRPLHLPWVEAGDQVMLTLNIPLAYPNPLQPSEFPAESSGPTYMGSEHFMFFAPRADLENPALKSVPVTYGWTRVGPWLPWMKLGTRPGNLLYVAQGNKRASVSELPADIQELVRTRYPEYARAPATWVQPNVTSWSYYKQLKQGAAAKQQD